Genomic window (Leptolyngbya sp. 'hensonii'):
GGACTGGTTACCACTATCCAGAATTGCTTTTCTCCATCATAGGGTTGCAAGGATTCACGAGGCACTATATCTATTTGCCCCTCAAAGTAAGTTGTATTAATTTTGTTCATAATTGATCTCTCATAAAAGCCAGAGCACCCAACGAGGTACTCTGGGTTGTTTGTTAAGAGTGTTCAGTTCATCTCAGTGCCGTTTCGGTCATATGAGGCAAACGGGAAAAGGCTAAGGGAGGTCGTTAACCTAAACCCTTAACCTTCTAAAATGAGCTAGCGCAAGAGCGTCAGCACTTTTTCGATCACCTCTGTTCCCATTCTTTCGTTAGACGGAATAAACACCCTGCGTCGCCATGAGATGATCTCTGTGAAACACCCTGCTGCTTTGAGCTGATCGCAGAGTGCATCAGAGACCGTTCCTGTTAACTCCAGGCGAAGTTCACTCATCACCGTTGATGACCGCAGTGACAGCCCTCCAGGAAGAGGAAAGCTTTGCCGTTGGGACATCACAACGTGGAAGATTTCAGAAGCAGAGAGATCGACTTGATGTAGCCCTAACGAAGCTGCAATGTGCTGCATCTTCTCTGGCTCAATCACTCGTCCAAGGAGTTGTTCTCCTGTATCTGTTTGGAGACGAAATACCCGTAGGTTCTCCGAATCCAAGGAATTCCAGATCGGCAGGAGCAATCCGCAGATGAGGAAGAACCGCTTTGTTGAGAAAGTAGGGGCTTCTGCCACCTCCTTTTCCCAGAAATGTTGCCATTCTTCCTGAGGAACCGATTGCCACGAGCTATGGGTTAGCTCTGCTTGGGTGATCTTGCTTCTTCCAGTTGGTCGCACCAATGCCATCCGTGGGACGACTGCTCCAGCTTCATCAACAGTTGATGAGGTAGGAATAGCCACCGCTGCACGGACTGACCGGGTGTTGAAAACCAAACGCCCTTGATGCTCCATGAAGAGCTGCAATGCTGCTGACGCAGACAGAACCTCTGTTGTCTGAGTTTCTTCAACCTCGACACAGATGGTCTCTGCACCGGATGCGTGGGTATAGACCACGTTACGGTTTAAGACCTCGAACTTCTCAGCTCTGAGGGTTTCTACCCCAAGCTCAAATGTTCCAGATGAGATCGCGGCCTCAATCCTGGTTTCAAGCAACAGCTCAAACACCTCGAACAAGTCATTCTGAAGCTGAATGGGTAGTGCCAGTAGCCGATTGAGAAACTGCTGAATGTTTGGCAGATTCTCCCTCAATTGGCCTTCATCAGTCTTCAGGGCTAGCCCGGTTGAGGCTTCAAAGTGAGCCAATGAACAGCACTTCACCTGCCCCGAATAAAGGAGCGTAAAGAGGTGATGGAGGGCTGCTGCTGCATAGATCGATTCCAAGTTATCCTTCGGATCAAAGAGTCCTTGACCTCCGGTTTGTCGTTGACCTCGTGTGAGTGCCCCTAGTGCATCAAGCCGTCGAGCAATGGTTGAGATAAACCGCCGCTCTCCGCGCACATCCGTAACAACAGGTCGAAAGATGGGAGCGATCGCCTGGTTCGTCCGGTGACTCCGGCCTAACCCTTGAATCGCGTTATCTGCTCTCCAACCTGCTTCCAGCAAGTAATGCACCCGTCGCCTTGTATTGCGGCAGTTCAGATCCGCATGATACGAACGTCCTGTGCCACCCGCATCGCTGAAGATGAGCACCTGTTTTTCGTCACCCATGAAAGCGAGGGCTTCATCCAAGTTGGCTGAGCCTGGGCGATTACTCACAAAGAGCCGTCCAGTTTCTCGCTCACAAAGAATGCGTTGCGATCGCCCTGTCACTTCTGCCACACGATCATGACCAAAGTGATGAATCAACTGATCCAATGCTCCTGGTAAAGGAGGCAGGCTTGCTAAGCGTTCAATGAGTGCATCTCGCTGGGCTACCGCCTCACGAGACAAAACTGGATTCCCGTCAGCATCAACAACCGGACGAGACAAGACCTGTCCTTCCTCCGTGGTGTACTCCTCATAGAGATGCACCGGAAAGGCATGAACCAGATAGCTCATGACATTTTCGCGGGGAGTGATGTCGATGTTCAGATCGTTCCATTCCTCTGTCGGTATCTCTGCTAAACGTCGCTTCATCAGCTCTTCGTTCGTGGAGACAACCTGGATGACCACTGCCATACCTGCTTCCAGATCCGATTCAATTGCTCGAATCAGGATGGGGCATTTGATCGACGTGATCAAATGGTTGAAAAACCTTTGCTTGTGGGATTCAAACGCAGATTTCGCAGCCATCTTTGCAGCTCGATTGCGCGTGCTACCATCACGACCGACAATGTTGCAGATTTGCAGGGCTTGCTCCAGGTGATTGTGGATGACGATAAACGCATCCGCGTAGGCATCGTAGATGGCAATCTGCTCAGCCGTCAGCGGAACGTCTAAAGCTTCATACTCCACCCCTTCAAAGCTGATGTTACGGGCAAAGTAAAGCCCTAAGGCTTTCAGATCCCGACAAACCACTTCCATTGCAGCAACACCACCAGACTCGATCGCGGAGATAAACTCTGATCGGCTCGCAAAGGGAAAATCCCCTGTTTGCCAGAGTCCTAACCGTGACGCATAGGCTAGATTGCTCACTTTCGTTGCACCCGTGGCAGAGACATAAAGTACCCGTGCCCCTGGCAGTGCATGTTGTAAACGCAGACCCGCTAATCCTTGCTGAGAAGCTTGCTTGAGTCCACGACTCCCTAACTCTGCGATCGCATTACCCATCGCGTGAGCCTCGTCAAAAGCGATCACCCCCTCAAAATCAGACCCAAGCCAATCAATGAGTTGCTCTAGCCGTGACTTTTTACCCTGCCGACTGGTGCCGCGCAGCGTAGCATAGGTTGTGAACAGAATGCCTTGAGCGAGAGAAATGTCGGTTCCTAAATTGAACTGTGACAGCGAGTAAACCTGGGCTTCATCACCTCCTAAAGCAGACCAATCCCGCCGAGCGTCTTCGATCAGTTTGTCTGACTTTGACACCCATAGTGCTTTGGTTCGCCCCTGCATCCAGTTGTCCAAAATAACACCAGCAACCTGGCGCCCTTTGCCTGACCCTGTACCGTCTCCCAGAAACCATCCTCTGCGAAATCGCACTGCATCGGGATCGTCGCTGCTACAAACTTCAACCGAGTCAAACGATTGATCAACCTTGTAGGCTCCACTCAAAAACTGCGTATGAGCCTCACCCGCGTAGACTACACTTTCCAGTTGCGCCTCTGATAACAGCCCCTCAATTACCTGTTTAGGTAGCCGAGGACGGTAGGTTGGTGCAGGTGGACGCACTGATGCCAGAGCAACGGACTCACACAACGTCGTTGGATGAGGTTTTGCCCCTTGAATCGCAATGCGTTGAGGATGATAAACCTCATAGAGCGTCGCTTCCAGGGACTTCTTCTCAGTCACCTCAATGAGGTTGTACTGGAGTTCAGTGACCTCATCCCAGATTGAGATAGGGGTTGCCG
Coding sequences:
- a CDS encoding strawberry notch-like NTP hydrolase domain-containing protein, with protein sequence MEDVTQLTLADIEPVEVAYEVKVLEVARQMARIFWKHQKLPNTQAKLLMQKEFGGSDAEGKWQWKDAYEAQEVSLVFMLPYYIEHLRNLPAMTVLQQFARLESLGLTHTRRSEEAIAMQQFSTPLQLAYVASHCARIRAEDLVLEPSAGTGILARFCSLRGAEVVLNELSDRRRQLLKLLFPKSPIYPFNAEQIHDFLPETIRPSVVLMNPPFSASPKQDRRNPQATGKHVRSAFLRLTPGGRMVLITGHWFSPTSSFWQSAFAGLEDQVCVRATVVLSGEVYAKHGTSIETRLTIIDKQAPEGEPITLDIGTEWIILPVNQQPTKVRSLEIAKVAYLLKSLPPRSEVQPVNEVSAPEVISVPELDICLKRSTRPIEESASVTEVLPEPEPPLSESPAATPISIWDEVTELQYNLIEVTEKKSLEATLYEVYHPQRIAIQGAKPHPTTLCESVALASVRPPAPTYRPRLPKQVIEGLLSEAQLESVVYAGEAHTQFLSGAYKVDQSFDSVEVCSSDDPDAVRFRRGWFLGDGTGSGKGRQVAGVILDNWMQGRTKALWVSKSDKLIEDARRDWSALGGDEAQVYSLSQFNLGTDISLAQGILFTTYATLRGTSRQGKKSRLEQLIDWLGSDFEGVIAFDEAHAMGNAIAELGSRGLKQASQQGLAGLRLQHALPGARVLYVSATGATKVSNLAYASRLGLWQTGDFPFASRSEFISAIESGGVAAMEVVCRDLKALGLYFARNISFEGVEYEALDVPLTAEQIAIYDAYADAFIVIHNHLEQALQICNIVGRDGSTRNRAAKMAAKSAFESHKQRFFNHLITSIKCPILIRAIESDLEAGMAVVIQVVSTNEELMKRRLAEIPTEEWNDLNIDITPRENVMSYLVHAFPVHLYEEYTTEEGQVLSRPVVDADGNPVLSREAVAQRDALIERLASLPPLPGALDQLIHHFGHDRVAEVTGRSQRILCERETGRLFVSNRPGSANLDEALAFMGDEKQVLIFSDAGGTGRSYHADLNCRNTRRRVHYLLEAGWRADNAIQGLGRSHRTNQAIAPIFRPVVTDVRGERRFISTIARRLDALGALTRGQRQTGGQGLFDPKDNLESIYAAAALHHLFTLLYSGQVKCCSLAHFEASTGLALKTDEGQLRENLPNIQQFLNRLLALPIQLQNDLFEVFELLLETRIEAAISSGTFELGVETLRAEKFEVLNRNVVYTHASGAETICVEVEETQTTEVLSASAALQLFMEHQGRLVFNTRSVRAAVAIPTSSTVDEAGAVVPRMALVRPTGRSKITQAELTHSSWQSVPQEEWQHFWEKEVAEAPTFSTKRFFLICGLLLPIWNSLDSENLRVFRLQTDTGEQLLGRVIEPEKMQHIAASLGLHQVDLSASEIFHVVMSQRQSFPLPGGLSLRSSTVMSELRLELTGTVSDALCDQLKAAGCFTEIISWRRRVFIPSNERMGTEVIEKVLTLLR